A genomic window from Algoriphagus sp. Y33 includes:
- a CDS encoding aspartyl protease family protein, which translates to MNKRLLLSLAFVLATHALCLAQVPGFFMKEEKRKVEIPFYSSNSLIIVPVSINGNTPLNFLVDTGVRSNILFSKKLGDALGLEYTRRLKLVGADGTDNLMASVSPINHFDLGPLEGIFQSLLVLEQEFLELESVIGIPVYGIVGYEFFKYNPVKINYDQEKIVFYRSNALKWKPFFFRKLDMAIHENKPYINATVKQKDGSFIYPKLLIDTGANHGLLLNRETTEKITMPSLFIESALGQSLGGILYGYIGRVDYLKFANFKLNDVLTSYPEETAFSYVIKDSGRFGSLGAEVLGRTRLIFDYPRSRLWVRKAENFYSPFEYDMSGMTLKKIPNDNNRIYVSDLRQGSVAQRAGIQIYDELLSVNGVPMFIWELSELNKLLKSEPDKEVKLEIRRYEGEDLSNWTDHKYTIILKKQI; encoded by the coding sequence ATGAATAAACGTCTACTTCTATCCCTTGCATTTGTTCTTGCCACGCATGCTCTGTGTCTAGCTCAAGTGCCTGGATTCTTTATGAAGGAAGAAAAACGTAAAGTAGAGATCCCTTTCTATTCTTCCAATAGTCTCATCATTGTACCTGTTTCCATCAATGGTAATACCCCGCTGAATTTTCTGGTAGATACCGGAGTCCGATCCAACATTTTGTTTAGCAAAAAGCTTGGAGATGCTTTGGGGCTGGAATATACACGAAGATTAAAGCTGGTAGGCGCCGATGGCACTGATAACTTAATGGCTTCAGTTTCTCCCATCAATCACTTTGACTTGGGGCCTTTAGAGGGTATATTCCAAAGCCTACTGGTATTGGAACAGGAATTTCTAGAATTGGAGTCTGTTATCGGAATTCCCGTTTATGGGATTGTGGGCTATGAATTTTTCAAATACAATCCCGTAAAAATTAACTACGACCAAGAGAAAATAGTTTTCTACAGATCCAATGCCCTAAAATGGAAACCTTTTTTCTTCAGAAAATTAGATATGGCCATTCATGAAAACAAGCCTTATATCAATGCTACAGTCAAACAAAAAGATGGCTCTTTTATCTACCCCAAGCTGCTTATCGATACAGGTGCGAATCATGGGTTGCTCCTCAATCGGGAGACTACAGAAAAAATCACCATGCCCTCGCTTTTCATAGAGTCGGCATTGGGCCAAAGTCTCGGTGGTATTTTGTACGGATATATCGGTCGGGTAGACTATCTGAAATTTGCAAATTTCAAATTGAATGATGTGCTTACTTCCTATCCCGAGGAAACGGCATTCAGCTATGTAATCAAAGATTCCGGTCGCTTTGGCAGTTTGGGTGCAGAGGTACTGGGGAGAACACGGCTTATTTTCGATTACCCAAGAAGCCGTCTCTGGGTGCGAAAAGCCGAGAACTTTTATTCACCTTTTGAATATGATATGAGCGGAATGACTTTGAAAAAAATACCCAATGATAACAATAGAATCTATGTATCCGATCTACGCCAAGGATCAGTGGCCCAGCGTGCGGGGATACAGATTTACGATGAGCTATTATCGGTAAATGGGGTACCTATGTTCATTTGGGAACTTTCCGAACTTAACAAACTGCTAAAATCAGAGCCAGACAAAGAAGTCAAACTTGAAATTCGTAGATACGAAGGAGAGGATCTAAGCAATTGGACAGATCATAAATACACCATTATTCTAAAGAAACAGATTTAG
- a CDS encoding LemA family protein, whose amino-acid sequence MKKFLIPILILVVVGVFIYTKAVGTYNTFVQKEEVINGQWAEVETQYQRRSDLIPNLVNTVKGYADFEQETLTGVIEARAKATSVNVDASNLTPEKLAEFQGAQDQLSGALGRLLVSVERYPELKANQNFLELQAQLEGTENRIAVARRNFNQSVQDYNSNLRTFPNNIFAGWYGFEQKGYFEASAGSENAPTVQF is encoded by the coding sequence ATGAAAAAGTTTCTTATTCCTATTCTGATTTTGGTGGTTGTGGGTGTTTTCATCTACACGAAGGCCGTAGGGACCTATAATACTTTTGTCCAAAAGGAAGAAGTGATCAATGGGCAATGGGCTGAGGTAGAAACACAGTACCAACGTCGATCTGACTTGATTCCCAATCTGGTAAATACAGTGAAGGGGTATGCGGACTTTGAGCAAGAGACATTGACCGGTGTGATCGAAGCACGGGCAAAAGCAACTTCTGTAAATGTGGATGCATCGAACCTTACACCGGAGAAATTGGCTGAATTCCAAGGAGCACAGGATCAGCTATCGGGAGCCCTGGGTAGATTATTGGTTAGTGTAGAACGCTACCCTGAGCTAAAAGCCAACCAAAACTTTCTGGAACTACAAGCCCAGCTTGAGGGCACAGAAAACAGAATCGCTGTAGCGAGACGTAATTTCAACCAGTCCGTCCAGGATTACAATTCAAATCTTAGAACTTTCCCCAACAACATCTTTGCGGGATGGTACGGATTTGAACAAAAAGGTTATTTCGAGGCATCCGCAGGATCCGAAAATGCACCTACCGTTCAGTTTTAA
- a CDS encoding TPM domain-containing protein, which yields MAEKLFSTADRDAIVNAIRTAEVSTSGEIQVHIESRCKGEVLDRAVKVFDTLKMYQTQDRNGVLFYLAVVDKRFAILGDKGINEVVPDDFWEKIKEHMTGLFKQGQFTQGLIDGIHMAGEQLGAHFPYQGDSDINELPDEISFGS from the coding sequence ATGGCTGAGAAATTATTCTCAACGGCAGACCGGGACGCTATAGTAAATGCGATCCGGACTGCCGAAGTTTCCACATCCGGAGAAATTCAAGTTCATATAGAAAGTCGCTGTAAAGGCGAGGTGCTAGATCGTGCCGTGAAGGTGTTTGACACGCTCAAGATGTATCAAACCCAAGATCGGAATGGCGTATTGTTCTACCTCGCCGTAGTTGATAAGCGCTTTGCAATTTTAGGAGACAAAGGCATCAATGAAGTAGTTCCGGATGATTTCTGGGAAAAAATAAAAGAACACATGACCGGCTTATTCAAACAGGGTCAATTTACACAAGGTCTGATTGACGGCATTCACATGGCCGGCGAGCAACTTGGAGCGCATTTCCCCTATCAGGGGGATTCAGACATAAACGAACTTCCTGATGAGATTTCTTTTGGATCATAA
- a CDS encoding YgcG family protein, with protein MRFLLDHKIRPLLLILLFVTLGLQAQDFPPVPNPPKLVNDFTKTLSSAEVAQLESKLVAYNDSTSTQIAIVMMRSVGQYDISDYAFRLGQSWGIGGGDNDNGILILAAMDDRKVFIATGYGMEGAVPDALAKRIVENLILPNFRKEAYYQGLNEATDMIFKLASGEYKAEDVESTGNSGGAILMILFFIFIFVILPLLKNRNDNDNHMGGRGGGVDLWTTIMLAGMLGGRGGRGGSFGGGGFGGGSGGGGFGGFGGGGFGGGGAGGSW; from the coding sequence ATGAGATTTCTTTTGGATCATAAGATCCGCCCACTTCTATTAATTTTATTATTTGTCACTCTTGGTCTACAGGCTCAGGATTTTCCTCCTGTGCCCAATCCGCCTAAACTGGTAAATGATTTCACCAAGACACTTTCTTCGGCTGAAGTGGCACAATTGGAAAGCAAATTGGTTGCCTACAACGACAGCACCTCCACCCAGATAGCCATCGTGATGATGCGGTCTGTCGGCCAATACGATATATCCGATTATGCTTTCCGATTAGGGCAGTCTTGGGGTATTGGTGGTGGAGATAATGACAATGGAATCTTGATTCTGGCTGCGATGGATGATCGCAAGGTGTTTATTGCGACCGGTTATGGCATGGAAGGAGCGGTTCCCGATGCATTGGCAAAACGTATTGTAGAAAATCTCATCCTCCCAAATTTCCGAAAGGAAGCATATTATCAAGGGCTAAATGAGGCCACCGATATGATTTTCAAACTCGCATCCGGAGAATACAAAGCTGAGGATGTAGAGTCTACCGGCAATAGCGGCGGAGCAATACTTATGATTCTATTCTTCATTTTCATATTTGTAATTCTTCCTCTTTTGAAAAACAGAAATGACAATGATAACCACATGGGTGGAAGAGGAGGAGGAGTGGATCTCTGGACTACAATCATGCTGGCAGGCATGCTGGGTGGAAGAGGAGGGCGAGGTGGAAGTTTCGGCGGTGGTGGCTTTGGTGGTGGTAGTGGAGGCGGCGGCTTTGGAGGCTTCGGAGGCGGCGGCTTCGGAGGCGGCGGAGCTGGTGGTAGCTGGTAA
- the glp gene encoding gephyrin-like molybdotransferase Glp: MISVSEALDLIKTHTQQLPTGKIPLRDAYGCILAEEVFAPISSPSFRQSAMDGYAFRSGGTHNLEVIGECKAGDALEFELGDNQAVRIFTGARVPDQADTVIMQEHVEVNGSKITILQLPEKSANVREVGEQVKAGHQVLPAGTKINESIIGFLAGFGITEVLVFNKPKITLIVTGNELQQAGSPLKPGSVYESNAIMLESALKSRGYDSVRILKVQDELDATIKTVSNGLESDLLLLSGGISVGDYDFVYEALQANAVQEIFYKVNQKPGKPLWFGKTEKTLVFALPGNPASSLTCFLIYALSALKIMSGNTDFNLNFQSATLKHQTFNKFGKTVFLLGKEYNGEIEIFDKQASSMLISYALGNALVMIPEHKELLESGESIRYLPINRN, encoded by the coding sequence ATGATTTCAGTATCTGAAGCTTTAGATTTAATTAAAACTCATACGCAACAGCTGCCAACCGGCAAAATACCCCTTAGGGATGCCTACGGTTGCATTTTGGCGGAAGAAGTTTTTGCGCCGATCAGCTCGCCTTCTTTCCGACAATCCGCTATGGATGGTTATGCATTTCGAAGTGGCGGAACCCACAACCTGGAAGTCATAGGGGAATGCAAAGCAGGGGATGCATTAGAGTTTGAGCTTGGCGATAATCAAGCTGTTCGGATCTTTACCGGCGCACGTGTGCCCGATCAGGCAGATACTGTCATTATGCAAGAGCATGTGGAAGTGAATGGAAGTAAAATAACCATTCTTCAATTACCTGAAAAATCCGCCAATGTGCGGGAAGTAGGTGAACAAGTAAAGGCCGGTCACCAAGTGCTGCCGGCCGGGACAAAGATCAATGAATCCATTATCGGCTTTTTGGCAGGTTTTGGGATCACTGAGGTTTTAGTCTTTAACAAACCCAAAATTACGCTTATCGTTACAGGAAATGAGCTTCAGCAGGCGGGTAGTCCCCTGAAGCCCGGATCCGTCTACGAAAGCAATGCCATCATGCTGGAGTCTGCACTGAAGTCAAGAGGATATGACTCAGTGCGGATTCTAAAGGTCCAAGATGAATTGGATGCGACCATAAAAACCGTCTCCAATGGTCTTGAAAGTGATCTTTTGCTACTCTCCGGAGGTATCTCGGTCGGTGATTACGATTTTGTCTATGAGGCTTTGCAGGCAAATGCTGTTCAGGAGATTTTCTACAAAGTGAATCAAAAACCGGGCAAACCACTTTGGTTTGGCAAAACGGAAAAAACACTGGTTTTTGCCTTGCCAGGAAATCCCGCATCTTCTCTTACCTGTTTTCTGATTTATGCCCTTTCCGCACTAAAAATCATGTCAGGAAACACCGATTTCAATCTGAACTTCCAGTCTGCTACATTGAAACATCAAACATTCAATAAGTTTGGGAAGACTGTTTTCCTGTTGGGAAAGGAGTATAATGGTGAAATTGAGATTTTCGATAAGCAAGCTTCCAGTATGTTGATTTCCTATGCTTTGGGAAATGCCTTAGTGATGATTCCCGAGCATAAGGAACTACTAGAATCCGGAGAATCAATCCGTTATTTACCTATAAACAGAAATTAG
- a CDS encoding sulfite exporter TauE/SafE family protein: protein MIALHDPVFIVVFSAILAVVAFMYASVGHGGASGYLAMMALAGVPLLIMKPTALILNICVAGISFVFFRQAKHFRWKLFYPFAITSIPAAFAGGMITINATLYKQILGVFLLVAILRILGVFGKTDPHQNKPVNTPLAVLVGLAIGFFSGMIGIGGGIILSPVILLLRWGNMKEAAAVSALFIWVNSVSGALGFVIGGGVIPMEASFLIPAAVVGGTFGAIYGSKKFSNVTLKYILSIVLFIAFIKLMTV from the coding sequence ATGATAGCTCTTCATGATCCTGTTTTTATAGTTGTCTTTTCTGCAATTTTGGCGGTGGTTGCTTTTATGTATGCCAGCGTAGGCCATGGAGGTGCAAGTGGTTACTTGGCGATGATGGCCTTGGCAGGGGTTCCGTTGCTCATCATGAAGCCTACAGCCTTGATTTTGAATATTTGCGTGGCGGGAATTTCCTTTGTTTTTTTTCGTCAGGCAAAGCATTTCCGCTGGAAGCTCTTTTATCCATTTGCCATTACCTCGATTCCGGCAGCTTTTGCCGGAGGCATGATCACAATCAATGCGACACTGTACAAGCAGATTCTTGGGGTGTTTCTGCTGGTCGCAATATTGAGAATCTTAGGAGTTTTTGGAAAGACGGATCCACACCAAAACAAACCTGTGAATACTCCCTTAGCAGTACTGGTTGGATTAGCTATTGGTTTTTTCTCAGGAATGATCGGAATCGGAGGTGGTATCATTCTAAGTCCCGTAATACTATTGCTGCGTTGGGGAAATATGAAGGAAGCAGCAGCAGTTTCCGCCCTTTTCATTTGGGTCAATTCTGTTTCCGGAGCCTTGGGTTTTGTCATCGGAGGTGGAGTGATCCCCATGGAAGCCAGTTTCCTGATTCCCGCAGCGGTAGTAGGCGGTACATTTGGTGCAATCTACGGCAGTAAAAAGTTCTCAAACGTGACGTTGAAATACATTCTTTCCATCGTGCTATTTATAGCATTTATAAAATTGATGACTGTATAG
- a CDS encoding molybdenum cofactor guanylyltransferase — protein sequence MENSKEIAAYILCGGKSVRMQTEKGLVLYKGKPFIRWIIEAIMPVTSTIILVTSNGDYSLVGLPMIEDIYADKGPVGGIYTALSHSTSERNLILSCDVPKITADLLLSLTEESEKKKASVTFLSDGKNDYPLIGVYKKETLEILADAISADKLKLCPLVNLMSHHKLIINSHQKSLVQNVNSKAELLSLNKLDS from the coding sequence ATGGAAAATTCAAAAGAAATAGCGGCATATATACTTTGTGGAGGAAAAAGTGTCCGCATGCAAACAGAAAAAGGTTTGGTTCTATACAAAGGCAAACCCTTTATCCGATGGATAATTGAAGCCATCATGCCGGTTACCTCCACGATCATTTTGGTGACTAGCAATGGAGACTATAGCTTGGTGGGTTTGCCGATGATAGAAGATATTTATGCAGACAAGGGTCCTGTGGGCGGAATTTATACAGCACTGAGTCACAGCACATCCGAGCGAAATCTAATCCTCAGCTGTGATGTGCCAAAGATTACTGCCGACCTGCTTCTTAGTCTTACGGAAGAATCAGAGAAGAAAAAAGCATCAGTTACCTTTCTGAGCGATGGAAAGAATGATTATCCTCTAATCGGTGTTTATAAAAAAGAAACCTTGGAAATCCTAGCTGATGCCATATCAGCAGACAAATTAAAACTCTGTCCTCTGGTTAATCTGATGTCTCACCACAAACTCATCATCAATTCGCATCAGAAATCCCTTGTCCAGAATGTCAACAGCAAAGCCGAATTACTTTCTCTCAACAAACTCGACTCATGA
- the cobA gene encoding uroporphyrinogen-III C-methyltransferase translates to MKTITGKSPKVTLLGAGPGDPELLTLKAVKALSNADVVLYDSLVNEEILKHANRALLVFVGKRKGNHSHTQDEINELIVDYATEFGHVVRVKGGDPFVFGRGKEEEMYALAHGIEVEVISGISSSVAVPASVGIPVTSRGVAESFWVITGTTSERALSKDLTLAAQSSATVVVLMGMAKLKEITEIYSSFGKQDLPVAIIQNGTHTEQKEVVGTVQNILEISQNQGIGAPAVIVIGEVVHLARARKQLKEDWVLEDEFIFQNLNTLPFRN, encoded by the coding sequence ATGAAAACCATAACAGGAAAATCCCCGAAAGTCACTCTCCTAGGCGCCGGACCCGGCGATCCGGAGCTGCTTACTCTCAAAGCGGTGAAAGCACTGTCCAATGCAGATGTAGTGCTTTATGATTCCCTAGTCAATGAGGAAATTCTGAAGCATGCCAATCGGGCATTGCTGGTTTTTGTGGGCAAAAGAAAGGGAAATCACAGTCATACTCAGGATGAGATCAATGAATTGATCGTGGACTATGCAACTGAATTTGGGCATGTGGTACGCGTGAAAGGGGGAGATCCCTTTGTTTTTGGCCGGGGAAAAGAAGAAGAAATGTATGCCTTGGCGCACGGAATAGAGGTAGAAGTAATTTCCGGGATTTCTTCCAGCGTAGCGGTCCCCGCATCGGTGGGAATCCCTGTGACAAGTCGCGGTGTAGCAGAAAGCTTCTGGGTGATCACCGGCACGACAAGCGAAAGGGCACTCTCAAAAGATCTGACTCTGGCAGCACAATCATCCGCCACGGTGGTCGTGCTGATGGGAATGGCCAAATTAAAGGAAATCACTGAAATTTATTCCTCTTTTGGTAAGCAGGATTTGCCGGTAGCCATTATTCAAAATGGCACCCATACTGAGCAAAAAGAAGTGGTGGGAACCGTTCAGAATATTCTAGAAATCAGCCAAAATCAAGGAATCGGGGCGCCTGCCGTCATTGTGATCGGCGAGGTCGTACATCTGGCAAGGGCAAGAAAGCAACTCAAAGAAGACTGGGTTTTGGAGGACGAGTTTATTTTCCAAAACCTGAATACCTTGCCATTCCGTAATTAA
- a CDS encoding MoaD/ThiS family protein, which yields MITVNYFGNIAEAAQSDSETLEHNAMSLAELLELLDSKYAIGQFSFQVAVNRKIVSRQQALNLSDSDEIALLPPFAGG from the coding sequence ATGATTACCGTCAACTATTTTGGAAATATCGCAGAAGCAGCGCAAAGCGACTCGGAAACGCTAGAACATAATGCAATGAGTTTGGCTGAGTTGCTAGAACTACTGGATTCGAAGTATGCCATTGGACAATTCTCTTTCCAAGTCGCAGTCAATCGTAAGATCGTCTCCAGGCAACAAGCTTTGAACCTTTCAGATTCTGACGAGATCGCCTTGCTTCCACCATTTGCAGGAGGTTGA
- the moeB gene encoding HesA/MoeB/ThiF family protein has translation MERYQRQTILPGIGTSGQQKLLSSSVLVVGAGGLGCAVLPYLVSAGVGKIGIVDGDRVEESNLHRQVLYTENSIGILKVEAAKQSLVRMNSATEIEAIAEFLSEDNVDNLVESYDLIIDATDNMEVRYTLDEACSGLKKPMIYGSIFRFQGQASVFNYNGGPSYSSLFPKEDKVILNCEEAGVLGTTVGIIGMLQANEALKIILGIGEILSGKILIYNTLTNKQQVFQLADQPVELLPNPVSEKVELITPELAFAHKGILLDVREVGERPEIPSGFCRKIPLSELESRLGELDKEDDITLFCQAGGRAIKAGRLLKAAGFSYVKAIRGGATDILKLIEHEISKAT, from the coding sequence ATGGAACGATATCAGCGACAAACCATCCTTCCGGGAATCGGAACTTCAGGCCAGCAAAAGCTACTTTCAAGTAGCGTGTTGGTGGTAGGAGCCGGTGGTTTGGGCTGTGCTGTTTTGCCTTACTTGGTTTCTGCCGGAGTGGGAAAAATCGGGATTGTAGATGGAGACCGGGTAGAAGAAAGTAATCTTCATCGGCAAGTATTGTATACTGAGAATTCGATTGGAATACTGAAAGTAGAAGCTGCCAAGCAGTCCCTAGTGCGAATGAATTCGGCTACGGAGATTGAGGCCATTGCAGAGTTTTTGTCGGAAGATAATGTGGACAATTTGGTTGAGTCCTATGATTTGATCATCGATGCCACGGATAATATGGAAGTCCGATACACGCTGGATGAAGCTTGTTCTGGATTGAAAAAACCTATGATCTATGGCTCCATTTTCAGATTTCAGGGGCAAGCTTCGGTTTTCAATTATAATGGAGGTCCTTCATACTCTAGTCTTTTTCCAAAAGAAGACAAGGTCATATTGAACTGTGAAGAAGCTGGCGTGCTGGGGACCACAGTGGGAATCATCGGAATGCTTCAGGCAAATGAAGCACTAAAAATCATTCTTGGAATCGGCGAAATACTTTCAGGGAAAATCCTGATCTATAATACGCTCACGAATAAGCAGCAAGTTTTTCAATTAGCAGACCAGCCTGTAGAACTCCTTCCTAACCCAGTCTCTGAAAAAGTAGAATTGATCACTCCAGAGCTGGCTTTTGCACACAAAGGAATTCTTCTCGATGTAAGAGAAGTAGGCGAAAGACCGGAGATTCCCTCTGGGTTTTGCCGTAAAATCCCACTTTCTGAACTGGAAAGTAGGTTGGGAGAATTGGACAAAGAGGATGACATCACGCTATTTTGCCAAGCTGGAGGAAGAGCAATTAAAGCTGGAAGATTACTGAAAGCGGCAGGTTTCTCTTATGTAAAAGCCATTCGAGGGGGTGCGACCGACATTTTGAAATTGATAGAACATGAAATAAGCAAGGCAACTTAA
- a CDS encoding molybdenum cofactor biosynthesis protein MoaE: protein MKKVFIEGAISSEFIADSIAKHQSKHSIGAHNIFLGQVRADEVGEQKVVAIEYTAYEEMANEKLHEIRESAFAKFDLTCLHIYHSLGTVKVGEICIFVFVSSPRRKQVYEATEYLVNQVKEQVPIFGKEIFDNADYQWKVNS, encoded by the coding sequence ATGAAAAAAGTATTTATTGAAGGAGCGATTTCTTCCGAATTTATAGCTGATTCTATCGCGAAGCACCAGAGCAAGCATAGTATCGGAGCACACAATATTTTTCTGGGTCAAGTACGTGCGGACGAAGTGGGGGAACAGAAAGTAGTGGCGATTGAATACACTGCCTATGAGGAAATGGCCAATGAAAAACTGCATGAAATCCGGGAGTCAGCTTTTGCGAAATTTGATTTGACTTGCCTGCACATATACCACAGCTTGGGGACAGTGAAGGTTGGAGAGATCTGCATCTTCGTCTTCGTCTCCTCCCCACGGAGGAAGCAGGTCTATGAAGCCACAGAATATTTAGTCAATCAAGTGAAGGAGCAAGTTCCGATTTTCGGCAAGGAAATTTTTGACAATGCCGATTATCAATGGAAAGTAAACAGCTGA
- the moaCB gene encoding bifunctional molybdenum cofactor biosynthesis protein MoaC/MoaB, with translation MVDITHKVTTLRTAKAQAIVHVSSAETIAAVVENRVPKGNVFEMAKVAGLFAVKNTHITIPDCHPLPVEYTAVEYEVDGLEIRIYITVKTVYKTGVEVEAMHGASVIALTMYDMLKPIDKGITIREIGLVQKTGGKSSFKDKNPTQIQAAVIVCSDSISKGIKEDRAGKAIVEKLKSHGVEVNSYEVIPDELELIRARTFELTEKHQLVIFTGGTGLSQRDVTPEALEPILERRIPGIEEAIRSYGQKMMPFAMLSRSVAGTIGDSLVLALPGSTNGAKESMDAVFPHLLHVFRIMKGANHEPS, from the coding sequence ATGGTAGATATCACACATAAAGTCACCACACTTCGTACAGCAAAAGCTCAGGCGATTGTCCATGTCAGTTCTGCTGAAACCATCGCAGCTGTGGTGGAAAACCGTGTTCCAAAAGGAAATGTGTTTGAGATGGCGAAAGTTGCAGGGCTTTTCGCAGTGAAAAATACGCACATTACCATCCCTGATTGTCACCCTCTCCCGGTGGAGTACACTGCGGTGGAATATGAGGTAGATGGACTGGAGATCAGAATTTATATTACAGTGAAGACAGTGTATAAGACCGGTGTGGAAGTAGAAGCCATGCATGGCGCATCGGTAATTGCCCTGACCATGTACGATATGCTCAAACCCATCGACAAGGGAATTACCATCCGTGAAATTGGTTTGGTGCAGAAAACAGGGGGAAAATCCAGTTTTAAAGATAAAAACCCAACCCAAATTCAGGCAGCAGTAATAGTTTGCTCAGATTCCATTTCCAAGGGGATTAAAGAAGATCGTGCAGGAAAAGCGATTGTGGAGAAGTTGAAATCACATGGAGTTGAAGTAAACTCCTATGAGGTCATCCCTGATGAGCTGGAACTGATACGGGCAAGGACATTTGAACTTACTGAGAAGCATCAATTGGTCATTTTCACGGGTGGGACAGGACTTTCCCAACGGGACGTCACTCCTGAGGCGTTGGAGCCAATTTTGGAACGGAGAATTCCAGGCATAGAGGAAGCTATTCGGAGCTATGGGCAGAAGATGATGCCGTTTGCCATGCTTTCCAGATCCGTGGCAGGCACCATAGGTGACAGCCTGGTGTTGGCCTTACCGGGATCAACCAATGGAGCTAAGGAATCAATGGATGCGGTTTTTCCGCATTTACTGCATGTGTTTAGAATAATGAAAGGAGCCAATCATGAACCCAGCTAG
- the moaA gene encoding GTP 3',8-cyclase MoaA: MNPASIHELKDKFGRIHNYLRISLIEKCNLRCKYCMPADGIPLSPKASLMSAEEVLEFARIFVGLGVNKIRLTGGEPLLRKDIYEILEGLSKLPVDLSLTTNGLLIDRHVDNFRKLGVKNINFSLDTLREERFFEITRRTGFQKTLDNFRILHDQGFNLKINVVLVKGMNEDELVDLVNLTRDFDVSVRFIEFMPFDGNSWDCSKMVSEAEVLEKLGAHFGTERITPLPNEENFTARKFKITDYRGDFGIISSVTNPFCGTCNRIRLTANGRIKNCLFSNQETDLLAAMRAGENVETLILESILKKKAVRAGMDNMEKLSDPVLHSDNRSMIAIGG, encoded by the coding sequence ATGAACCCAGCTAGTATTCATGAGTTAAAAGATAAATTTGGGCGAATCCACAATTACTTACGGATCTCCCTGATAGAGAAGTGCAATCTGCGCTGCAAATACTGCATGCCTGCTGATGGAATTCCGCTCAGTCCCAAAGCTTCCCTGATGAGTGCGGAGGAGGTACTTGAGTTTGCAAGAATTTTTGTCGGACTGGGAGTAAATAAGATCCGGCTGACAGGCGGTGAGCCTTTGCTTCGAAAGGATATTTACGAAATCCTCGAAGGGCTCTCCAAGCTTCCTGTGGACTTATCATTGACAACCAACGGCTTGCTGATTGATAGACATGTGGATAACTTTCGGAAATTGGGAGTCAAAAACATCAATTTCAGTTTGGATACGCTGCGTGAAGAGCGGTTTTTTGAGATTACAAGAAGAACGGGCTTTCAGAAAACATTGGATAATTTTCGAATCCTACACGATCAAGGCTTCAACCTAAAAATCAATGTGGTCTTGGTAAAAGGAATGAATGAAGACGAACTGGTTGATCTGGTAAATCTGACCAGAGATTTTGATGTATCTGTTCGGTTTATAGAATTTATGCCTTTCGACGGCAACAGCTGGGATTGCTCCAAGATGGTTTCGGAAGCCGAAGTACTGGAAAAATTGGGGGCACATTTTGGGACGGAAAGAATAACGCCACTTCCAAACGAGGAAAATTTCACCGCACGTAAATTTAAGATCACAGACTACCGGGGCGATTTTGGAATTATCAGTTCGGTTACCAACCCTTTCTGCGGAACCTGCAACCGGATCCGCTTGACTGCCAATGGGCGTATCAAAAACTGCCTTTTTTCCAATCAGGAAACCGACTTGCTTGCGGCTATGCGTGCCGGGGAAAATGTGGAAACCCTGATATTAGAATCTATTCTGAAGAAAAAAGCCGTGCGCGCCGGAATGGATAATATGGAAAAACTCTCCGACCCGGTACTTCATTCCGATAATCGAAGTATGATTGCGATTGGGGGGTGA
- a CDS encoding UPF0158 family protein produces the protein MMLTERHIEEIAELLDCGMLCFFHAPTGTIEYHPDPENPYFDPEPWEDLFEKLESDWGNYVRFEKMDSREGFQVMEDFAYSMTDTNFRDKLLDQLSKRKPFQNFKYTIDTSKYRQGWFDFKKKAYIDFVKQQLR, from the coding sequence ATGATGCTCACAGAACGCCATATCGAAGAAATCGCCGAACTTCTTGATTGCGGGATGCTGTGCTTCTTTCATGCACCAACAGGAACAATTGAATATCACCCCGATCCGGAGAATCCGTATTTCGATCCGGAGCCTTGGGAAGATCTCTTCGAAAAACTTGAATCTGATTGGGGCAATTATGTGCGATTTGAAAAGATGGATTCGAGAGAGGGATTTCAGGTGATGGAGGATTTCGCCTATTCAATGACTGATACCAATTTTAGAGATAAGCTACTGGATCAACTCTCAAAACGGAAACCCTTTCAGAACTTCAAGTATACGATCGATACCTCTAAGTATAGACAAGGCTGGTTTGACTTCAAAAAGAAAGCCTATATTGATTTTGTGAAACAGCAGCTTAGATAA